One part of the Trichoplusia ni isolate ovarian cell line Hi5 chromosome 2, tn1, whole genome shotgun sequence genome encodes these proteins:
- the LOC113508406 gene encoding leucine-rich repeat-containing protein 70 — protein sequence MLYFVLRWVLRWLVTATAWGALCGGGRAHTPALTPALTPPCPTHCICLSQSQVVCNSATLRGVPSALSASVTQLSLSRADLRVLRSDAFAHLRQLRRLALDACNLTRIRPFAFRGLPRLRELYIQHSPLTTVDAFAFAALQNITSIVLTHNRIAQIEGYAFAGTNFIKLISLRNNPIKRILAHAFSGLNDVAQIELPSGIRSIEPQAFAGLEGVGVLELAYMDLPAVLPDTFRGLVRVGRLALRESDLGVVRVGAFDGLQRVDTLEICNNKIDAVEELSLVQNNSVTTFKLTGNHMLETPEAVILEVDNIVIRGNHLPCECGRDPLANPLALTQDFAEENFCISPLKVRGRSLGSVGAGGAGCRGEAGGSARARAAGAGARPLDALSSPRLALTAATLVFLASS from the exons ATGTTGTATTTTGTTCTTAGATGGGTGTTGCGTTGGCTGGTGACGGCGACGGCGTGGGGCGCGCTgtgcggcggcgggcgcgctcaCACGCCCGCGCTCACGCCAGCGCTCACGCCGCCGTGCCCCACGCACTGCATATGTCTTTCTCAGTCGCAg GTTGTGTGCAACAGCGCGACGCTGCGCGGCGTGCCGTCAGCGCTGAGCGCGAGCGTGACGCAGCTGTCGCTGTCCCGCGCCGACCTGCGCGTGCTGCGCTCTGACGCCTTCGCGCACCTGCGCCAGCTGCGGCGGCTCGCGCTGGACGCCTGCAACCTCACTCGCATCCGCCCCTTCGCCTTCCGTGGCCTCCCGCGACTACGCGAACTTTACATACAACACTCGCCGCTCACCACCGTCGACGCGTTCGCCTTCGCCGCCCTACAGAATATCACTTCTATCGTCCTAACACATAACAGGATCGCTCAGATCGAAGGATACGCTTTCGCAGGAACCAATTTCATAAAGCTCATTTCCCTTCGAAATAATCCTATTAAACGCATTTTAGCACATGCCTTCTCGGGACTTAATGATGTTGCGCAGATCGAACTACCCTCAGGAATAAGATCAATCGAACCTCAAGCTTTTGCGGGGTTAGAAGGGGTCGGCGTCCTTGAGCTCGCTTACATGGACCTACCCGCCGTGCTGCCTGATACTTTCAGAGGGTTAGTGCGCGTTGGCCGCCTAGCTCTACGAGAATCAGATTTGGGTGTCGTTAGGGTCGGCGCCTTTGATGGCCTGCAGAGGGTCGATACATTAGAAATATGTAATAACAAAATTGACGCCGTCGAGGAACTATCACTTGTGCAGAATAATAGCGTCACAACATTCAAACTCACCGGGAACCACATGTTGGAGACTCCGGAGGCAGTGATTCTGGAGGTTGACAATATAGTGATTCGAGGAAATCACTTGCCTTGCGAGTGTGGTCGGGATCCTCTCGCTAACCCACTAGCTCTGACACAAGATTTTGCAGAGGAAAACTTTTGTATATCACCTCTGAAAGTGAGAGGACGAAGCCTGGGCAGCGTGGGGGCCGGCGGCGCGGGCTGCCGCGGCGAGGCGGGGGGGAGCGCGCGCGCGCGggccgccggcgccggcgcacgccCGCTGGACGCGCTCTCCTCGCCGCGTCTGGCGCTCACCGCTGCCACCCTCGTCTTTCTCGCGAGTAGTTAA